A part of Haemorhous mexicanus isolate bHaeMex1 chromosome 25, bHaeMex1.pri, whole genome shotgun sequence genomic DNA contains:
- the LOC132338191 gene encoding receptor-type tyrosine-protein phosphatase V-like isoform X3, which yields MLLQNGSAGPNTTSFRFHGLTPGTRYEIEVTATLACMDTTSQTITAQTSPSPVRNLTLSSSSSSSLRAAWAHGHGRRDGYSLALWHSHSQSLVRNVSLLPSTSTFLFEGLLAGSEYALKVSTLAGPSQASTSAHQWTAPSIPTQLRLSPGSSTTLVASWAGAAGAAWLHLELHNLLTQKVSMSLSARRGLSSYTFQHLHPGTHYWLGLSATAGPYTALGPNATAWTYPLSPDNVTLSSAEEQNSLEARWSVPGGHRDFYLVTLQEGEDSAPTRNISVGGDNDHVTFHGLSPGQQYSVQVVVVAGPYRASAQSTAAWTEPRAPSGVSLSSQGSPHSLLASWEEATGESYLLLLSLAEHPVKNSSLPRGVTSFTYEGLHPGTLYTFEVSTVAGPYTSSPCRISNWTYPLPPEQLTLSNGGHSTSLQAFWRAVSSGSTGYTGTLWETKSQEQVRNVTVGSDWTNVTLENLVPGRQYTLEMAAMAGPYRSPVRSATDWTYPLAPSGVTLTNTRRPMGLSAFWDKAAGDVDQFHLQLYSKSHAAQRNTSVGPNTHNFTFLGLSPGTQYFLKVTVLAGPYRSSSHFATEWTYPLSLANVSVQPGREPQELHVSWVESGGGRDHLVQLSVAESLSIIRNVSVPRGVTQLDLEGLVPGSRYRVEIISQAGPHRISSQTAIGYTVPLPPRSLSASPVSTARALAVHWEAAPGHRDGYLLSLLQEGSSAQPRNLEAGKDSTNVTVPQLEAGTCYLVRIWAVAGPYRSLPENITSCTVPAAPTNLSLTNPGSSSELYTSWNEPPGRRDHYHVTLYSLSTQSRIQVQTLSPDALNITWTQLEAGSKFAVQVTAVKGSLKASSINVTQWTYPLAPVNLTLSSPSGSALVVSWAVLGRGAEGFVVDARDTASGTPVGHTLLGGHARSHILRSLSPGTRYSVAVRATAGPFHASTPNLTHCTRPLPPAAVRLLSTGHPDRLSVAWGAPAGGRDGYTLSLYQAPLGTVAATASLGRDTHNFTFTGLAPGHEYSLEATATAGQYQAAAPKITAWTCPLPPAAVRLLSTGHPDRLSVAWGAPAGGRDGYTLSLYRAPLGTVAATASLGRDTHNFTFTGLAPGSKYLLEVASVAGSFRAPAGNVSNWTYPLAPRNVYMTNQGYPNRLSASWRAEPQGQDSYRLLLYHSGSGTVAANVSVGKGTSKFTFSGLAPGHKYLLEVVALAGPYAASAGNISDWTTPSVPQNLSAVAEGNNTMLISWGGAHGQQDDCQLWLRDPRNSSLPWRHSLARGQVQHLLQGLIPGRNYSVSLSCVAGPYWSSTKPLAVPVEPNPVKDVQCLPESRSLYLNWTSSPGDVEAYEVVTERLSEGPPTSRLTMSIPSSEASLEGLEPNSSYQILVSTVGMNTLRSQAVTLLCSTAVEPLPPPLRAEVFPVEASSTVIISPELFSEENGQIEYYGVIATTNESLLRPTQEIMSSTWYDHYYGTEDSYLAVLIPNPFHQRSSPNTWRVPVGTEECGQSRATCNGKLKANEQYRFSIAAFTKYDPVAPAVTFTMFSAAGSSADTAPLSMPVIAGIIVGFLLTLAAVFALVYWKQLKAKRTKKSSPPQEMVTYSLRNVHRPVPLQSFKQYYEMKTASANHAFFQEFEELKEVGKEQPKVEAELPANVSKNRYPHVLPYDHSRVKLSQLGEDPHSDYINANFMPGYTSQQEFIATQGPLKKTIEDFWRLVWEQNVCNIIMLTVCMENGRVLCDHYWPSESAPVSYGQVRVHLLMQSSSEEWTVREFKLWHEGLGAERFVSHLHYTAWPDHGIPESTTSIMAFRELVQEHIQSTKDAGPTLVHCSAGVGRTGTFIALDRLLQQMRQEKVVDIFGVVYSLRMNRYLMIQTLSQYIFLHSCILDKILEEPLLDLSGTQRSCPIPLKSFAQHCAQKAAKSHMGFLREYEALLEVVKEEASSASPSSGSQQARPSSSILPYDRSRVKFSLLEQGPLSGLLQVWRVPGCSSSRDYLAVHGPDKLTMEDFWTLVWEQDVHTILTLLPWQEKGEVPGEVCWPLEGDSLCTRTLTIQCDTEKLVSGWRCTQLKLKHEKKAKERQVQRFLYTLWSSKKQPDVQSLVELLEAVSRGSPPRRRGGPVLLHCSGDMSQMGTLISLDCLLHQMKAERTVDIYGVSLQLARSCCLLTPTLDQYIFLYSCVQDIMAQNKP from the exons ATGCTGCTGCAGAATGGCTCTGCTGGACCCAACACCACCAGCTTCCGGTTCCATGGGCTGACTCCTGGCACGCGCTACGAGATCGAGGTGACAGCCACGCTGGCCTGCATGGACACCACCAGCCAGACCATCACAGCACAGACAA GTCCCTCACCCGTCCGTAACCTgactctgagcagcagcagctcctcctcgcTGCGCGCGGCCTGGGCACACGGGCATGGCCGGAGGGACGGCTACAGCCTGGCACTGTGGCACAGCCATTCCCAGAGCCTGGTGAGGAAtgtgtccctcctgcccagcacctccACCTTCCTCTTCGAGGGGCTCCTGGCGGGCAGTGAGTATGCCCTGAAGGTCAGCACGCTGGCTGGGCCCAGCCAGGCCAGCACCAGTGCCCACCAGTGGACAG ctccctccatccccacccagCTGAGGCTCAGCCCAGGTTCCAGCACCACCCTCGTCGCCTCctgggcaggtgctgcaggggctgcctggcTCCACCTGGAGCTCCACAACCTCCTCACCCAAAAGGTCAGCATGAGCCTGTCAGCCAGGAGGGGCCTCAGCAGCTACACCTTCCAGCATCTGCACCCTGGCACTCACTACTGGCTGGGGCtcagtgccacagctgggccctACACTGCACTGGGACCCAATGCCACTGCCTGGACAT ACCCCTTGAGTCCTGACAATGTGACCCTGAgcagtgcagaggagcagaactCCTTAGAGGCTCGCTGGAGTGTcccagggggacacagggacttCTAcctggtgacactgcaggagggagaggacagTGCTCCTACGAGGAACATCTCCGTTGGTGGGGACAACGACCACGTCACCTTCCacgggctgagccctggccaGCAGTACTCTGtccaggtggtggtggtggcagggcCCTACAGGGcatcagcacagagcacagcagcctggacAG AACCACGAGCACCCTCTGGTGTGAGCCTCTcgagccagggcagcccccacAGCCTGCTGGCCAGCTGGGAGGAGGCCACAGGCGAGAGCtacctgctgctcctcagcctggcagagcaCCCTGTGAAGAACAGCTCCTTGCCCAGGGGTGTCACGAGCTTCACCTACGAGGGCCTGCACCCTGGGACCCTGTACACCTTTGAGGTCAGCACTGTGGCTGGTCCCTACACATCCTCACCCTGCCGCATCTCCAACTGGACAT ACCCTttgcccccagagcagctgacCCTCAGCAATGGGGGCCACAGCACCTCTCTGCAAGCCTTCTGGAGAGCAGTTTcctctggcagcactggctaCACAGGGACCCTCTGGGAAACCAAGTCTCAGGAGCAGGTCAGGAATGTGACTGTGGGGAGTGACTGGACCAATGTCACCTTGGAGAACCTGGTCCCTGGGCGGCAGTACACACTGGAGATGGCTGCTATGGCTGGGCCTTACAGATCCCCTGTGAGATCAGCCACTGACTGGACGT ACCCCCTGGCTCCATCCGGCGTGACGCTGACCAACACCCGGCGCCCAATGGGGCTCTCGGCCTTCTGGGACAAGGCTGCAGGTGATGTGGACCAGTTCCACCTCCAGCTCTACAGCAAGAGCCATGCAGCACAGAGGAACACCTCAGTGGGGCCAAACACCCACAATTTCAcattcctggggctgtcccctggcaCTCAGTACTTCCTGAAGGTGACTGTCCTCGCTGGCCCATACAGATCCTCGTCACACTTTGCCACTGAGTGGACAT ATCCCCTGTCCCTGGCTAACGTGAGTGTGCAGCCTGGCCGGGAACCCCAGGAGCTGCACGTGAGCTGGGTGGAGTCCGGAGGTGGCAGAGATCACTTGGTGCAGCTCTCAGTGGCTGAGTCCCTGTCCATCATCAGGAATGTGTCTGTCCCCCGTGGAGTGACCCAGctggacctggaggggctggtgCCAGGCTCCCGGTACCGCGTGGAGATCATTTCCCAGGCCGGGCCTCATCGCATCTCCTCTCAGACTGCCATCGGCTACACTG TCCCACTGCCTCCTCGTTCCCTGTCTGCCAGCCCCGTCAGCACGGCccgggctctggctgtgcactgggaggctgctcctgggcacagggatggatacctgctcagcctgctccaggagggctCTTCTGCACAGCCAAGGAACCTGGAAGCAGGGAAGGACAGCACCAATGTCACTGTGCCACAGCTGGAAGCAGGAACATGCTACCTTGTGAGGATCTGGGCAGTGGCTGGGCCCTACCGCTCCCTCCCCGAGAACATCACCAGCTGCACAG TTCCTGCTGCACCTACAAACCTGAGCCTTACCAAcccaggcagctcctcagagctttACACATCCTGGAatgagccccctggcaggagggatCACTACCATGTTACTCTGTATAGcctcagcacccagagcaggatTCAGGTCCAGACCTTGAGTCCGGATGCCCTGAACATCACCTGGACTCAGCTGGAAGCAGGCAGCAAGTTTGCTGTGCAGGTTACTGCTGTGAAAGGCTCGTTAAAAGCCTCTTCCATCAACGTCACCCAATGGACAT ATCCCTTGGCCCCTGTGAACctcaccctgagcagcccctcaggctcagcactggtggtgtcctgggcagtgctgggccgAGGGGCAGAAGGCTTCGTGGTGGATGCCCGTGACACAGCATCTGGCACTCCTGTGGGACACACACTGCTGGGTGGGCATGCCAGGAGCCACATCCTGAGGAgcctgagccctggcacccGCTACAGCGTGGCAGTGAGGGCCACAGCTGGGCCCTTCCACGCCAGCACCCCCAACCTCACCCACTGCACAC GCCCGCTGCCCCCGGCCGCCGTGCGCCTGCTGAGCACGGGGCACCCCGACAGGCTGAGCGTGGCCTGGGGGGCCCCAGctgggggcagggatggataCACCCTGAGCCTGTACCAGGCACCCCTGGGCActgtggcagccacagcctcactTGGGAGGGACACCCACAACTTCACCTTCACGGGGCTGGCCCCGGGTCACGAGTACTCCCTGGAAGCCACTGCCACAGCTGGACAGtaccaggcagcagcacccaaaATCACTGCCTGGACAT GCCCGCTGCCCCCGGCCGCCGTGCGCCTGCTGAGCACGGGGCACCCCGACAGGCTGAGCGTGGCCTGGGGGGCCCCAGctgggggcagggatggataCACCCTGAGCCTGTACCGGGCACCCCTGGGCActgtggcagccacagcctcgCTTGGGAGGGACACCCACAACTTCACCTTCACGGGGCTGGCCCCAGGGAGCAAATACCTGCTGGAGGTGGCATCTGTGGCTGGCTCCTTCAGGGCACCTGCAGGGAATGTCAGCAACTGGACGT ACCCCTTGGCACCCCGCAATGTGTACATGACAAACCAGGGCTATCCCAACAGGCTAAGTGCATCCTGGAGAGCTGAGCCCCAAGGACAGGACAGCTACAGGCTCCTCCTGTACCACTCAGGCTCAGGCACTGTGGCAGCCAATGTCTCTGTTGGGAAAGGCACCAGCAAATTCACCTTttctggcctggctccaggaCACAAATACCTGCTGGaggtggtggccttggcagggcCTTATGCAGCCTCGGCAGGGAACATCAGTGACTGGACAA CCCCCTCAGTTCCCCAGAATCTCTCGGCGGTGGCTGAAGGGAACAACACCATGCTGATCTCCTGGGGCGGTGCCCATGGCCAGCAGGACGACTGCCAGCTGTGGCTGCGGGACCCCCGGAACAGCTCCCTGCCTTGGAGGCACTCCCTGGCCAGAGGACAAGTCCAGCACCTCCTCCAGGGGCTGATCCCAGGCAGGAACTACTCTGTGTCCTTGAGCTGCGTGGCTGGGCCCTACTGGAGCAGCACCAAGCCCTTGGCTGTGCCTGTCG AGCCAAATCCAGTGAAGGATGTGCAGTGCCTACCAGAGTCAAGGAGCCTTTACTTGAACTGGAcgagctctcctggagatgtGGAGGCTTATGAGGTGGTGacagagagactttctgaaggACCCCCCACCTCCAGGCTTACTATGAGCATCCCTTCAAGCGAGGCCAgtctggaggggctggagccaaaTTCCTCCTACCAAATCCTTGTGAGCACCGTGGGCATGAACACTCTGAGGAGCCAGGCTGtgactctgctctgcagcacagcagtggaGC ccctgcccccaCCCCTGCGTGCAGAGGTGTTCCCAGTGGAGGCCAGCTCCACAGTCATCATCTCACCCGAGCTGTTCAGTGAGGAGAACGGCCAGATCGAGTACTACGGGGTCATTGCCACCACCAACGAGTCAC TGCTGAGGCCCACCCAGGAGATCATGTCCAGCACGTGGTACGACCACTACTACGGGACAGAGGACTCCTACCTGGCAGTGCTCATTCCCAACCCCTTCCATCAGAGGAGCTCCCCCAACACCTGGAGGGTGCCAGTGGGGACAGAGGAGTGTGGCCAGTCCAGGGCCACCTGCAATGGGAAGCTGAAAGCCAATGAGCAGTACAG GTTCAGCATTGCTGCCTTCACCAAATATGACCCAGTAGCCCCTGCTGTGACATTCACCATGTTCTCAG ctgctggatCCAGTGCAGACACAGCTCCACTCTCAATGCCAGTAATTGCTGGAATCATTGTGGGATTTCTTCTGACACTTGCAGCTGTTTTTGCTTTGGTGTACTGGAAACAGCTCAAAGCAAAGAG AACCAAGAAGAGCAGCCCACCCCAGGAGATGGTGACCTACAGCCTGAG AAACGTCCACCGGCCAGTCCCCCTGCAGAGCTTCAAGCAGTACTATGAGATGAAGACAGCAAGTGCTAACCAtgcttttttccaggagtttgAG GAGCTGAAGGAAgttgggaaggagcagcccaaGGTGGAGGCTGAGCTGCCAGCAAATGTCTCCAAGAACAGATATCCCCATGTGTTACCCT ATGATCACTCTCGGGTCAAGCTGAGCCAGCTGGGGGAGGATCCACACTCAGACTACATCAATGCCAACTTCATGCCA GGCTACACATCCCAGCAAGAGTTCATTGCCACCCAGGGACCCCTAAAGAAAACCATAGAGGATTTCTGGAGGCTGGTGTGGGAGCAGAATGTCTGCAATATCATCATGCTGACCGTGTGCATGGAGAACGGGAGG gtgctgtgTGATCATTACTGGCCATCAGAGTCTGCCCCCGTGTCCTATGGGCAGGTGAGGGTGCACCTGCtgatgcagagcagctctgaggagtgGACAGTACGGGAGTTCAAGCTGTGGCAC GAGGGTCTGGGGGCAGAGCGCTTCGTGTCCCACCTGCACTACACAGCATGGCCCGACCACGGCATCCCCGAGTCCACCACTTCCATCATGGCCTTCAGGGAGCTGGTCCAGGAGCACATCCAGAGCACCAAGGATGCAGGGCCCACCCTCGTGCACTGCAG tgcTGGCGTGGGCCGCACAGGCACCTTCATTGCGCTGGACcggctgctgcagcagatgaGGCAGGAGAAGGTGGTGGACATCTTTGGTGTTGTTTACTCCTTGAGGATGAACCGGTACCTGATGATTCAGACACTG TCCCAGTACATTTTCCTGCACAGCTGCATTCTGGACAAGATCTTGGAGGAGCCTCTCCTGGATTTATCAGGGACACAGAG gtcctgccccatcccactgAAGAGCTTTGCCCAGCACTGTGCCCAGAAGGCAGCCAAGTCCCACATGGGCTTCCTGAGGGAGTATGAG GCTCTCCTGGAGGTTGTCAAGGAAGAAGCCAGCTCTGCATCTCCATCTTCAGGCAGCCAGCAGGCACGGCCCTCCTCCAGCATCCTGCCCT ATGATCGCTCCAGGGTGAAGttctccctgctggagcagggccctCTCTCAGGACTGCTGCAGGTCTGGCGTGTCCCG ggctgcagctccagcagggactACCTGGCTGTCCACGGCCCTGACAAGCTGACCATGGAGGACTTCTGGACCCTGGTGTGGGAACAGGATGTTCACACAATCCTCACActtctgccatggcaggagaagGGGGAG GTGCCAGGTGAGGTGTGCTGGCCCCTGGAAGGAGACTCTCTCTGCACAAGGACCCTGACCATCCAGTGTGACACAGAGAAGCTTGTCTCAGGATGGAGATGCACCCAGCTCAAACTGAAACAT GAGAAGAAGGCAAAGGAGAGGCAGGTGCAGAGGTTCCTGTACACACTCTGGAGCAGCAAGAAGCAGCCTGATGTGCAGagcctggtggagctgctggaggctgtCAGCCGGGGCAGCCCCCCCCGCAGGAGAGGGggtcctgtcctgctgcactgcag TGGTGACATGAGCCAGATGGGGACCCTGATCTCCCTGGACTGCCTGCTGCACCAGATGAAAGCTGAGAGAACCGTGGACATCTACGGCGTGAGCCTCCagctggccaggagctgctgcctcctgaccCCAACCCTG GACCAGTACATCTTCCTGTACAGCTGCGTCCAGGACATCATGGCTCAGAACAAGCCCTGA